One window from the genome of Rhodopseudomonas sp. P2A-2r encodes:
- a CDS encoding peptide chain release factor 3, translated as MSDIALTAESPARAQLAMEVARRRTFAIISHPDAGKTTLTEKLLLFGGAINLAGQVRAKGERRSTRSDWMKIERDRGISVVTSVMTFEFNNLVFNLLDTPGHEDFSEDTYRTLTAVDSAVMVIDAAKGIEARTLKLIEVCRLRDIPIITFINKMDRESRDTFDLLDEIEKTLALDTTPMTWPVGRGRDFLGTYDISTGGIRLLEGGGAKTGAAENIAVADLAARHPNLDVSETLEELSLVKEAGKAFDLESFREGHMTPVYFGSALRNFGVGDLLEGLGKFAPPPRAQDSNLRKVEASEPAMSAFVFKIQANMDPNHRDRIAFARLCSGKLTRGMKAKLVRTGKNMSLSSPQFFFAQDRALADEAFAGDVVGIPNHGTLRIGDTLTEGEDLTFVGVPSFAPEIVRRVRLTDAMKAKKLKEALQQMSEEGVVQVFRPRDGAPALVGVVGMLQLDVLKARLQAEYQLPVDFEISEFSLARWISSDDRKKLDTFVSNNSSGVADDVDGDPVFLAKNEFYLNYTRERAEGIVFSDIKDVKKKA; from the coding sequence ATGTCCGACATTGCCCTCACTGCCGAATCGCCCGCGCGCGCCCAGCTCGCCATGGAAGTGGCCCGACGCCGCACCTTCGCGATCATCTCCCATCCTGACGCCGGCAAGACCACGCTGACGGAAAAGCTGCTGCTGTTCGGCGGCGCCATCAACCTGGCCGGCCAGGTCCGCGCCAAGGGCGAGCGCCGCTCGACCCGGTCCGACTGGATGAAGATCGAACGCGACCGCGGCATCTCCGTGGTCACCTCGGTGATGACCTTCGAGTTCAACAACCTGGTGTTCAACCTGCTGGACACGCCGGGCCACGAGGACTTCTCCGAAGACACTTACCGGACCCTGACGGCGGTCGATTCCGCGGTCATGGTGATCGACGCCGCCAAGGGCATCGAGGCGCGCACCCTGAAGCTGATCGAGGTCTGCCGTCTGCGCGACATTCCGATCATCACCTTCATCAACAAGATGGACCGCGAGAGCCGCGACACCTTCGACCTGCTCGACGAGATCGAGAAGACGCTGGCGCTCGACACCACGCCGATGACCTGGCCGGTCGGCCGCGGCCGCGACTTCCTCGGCACCTACGACATTTCCACCGGCGGCATCCGCCTGCTGGAAGGCGGCGGCGCCAAGACCGGTGCGGCGGAGAATATTGCGGTGGCCGACCTCGCCGCGCGCCATCCCAATCTCGACGTCTCCGAGACCCTCGAGGAACTGTCGCTGGTCAAGGAAGCCGGCAAGGCGTTCGATCTCGAATCCTTCCGCGAAGGCCACATGACGCCGGTGTATTTCGGCTCGGCGCTCCGCAACTTCGGCGTCGGCGATCTCCTGGAAGGCCTCGGCAAGTTCGCGCCGCCGCCGCGCGCGCAGGATTCCAACCTGCGCAAGGTGGAAGCCAGCGAGCCCGCCATGTCGGCCTTCGTTTTCAAGATCCAGGCCAACATGGATCCGAACCACCGCGACCGCATCGCCTTTGCACGTCTCTGCTCGGGCAAGCTGACCCGCGGCATGAAGGCCAAGCTGGTGCGCACCGGCAAGAACATGTCGCTGTCGAGCCCGCAGTTCTTCTTCGCGCAGGATCGCGCGCTGGCCGACGAGGCCTTTGCCGGCGACGTGGTCGGCATTCCCAACCACGGTACCTTGCGGATCGGCGACACCCTGACCGAGGGCGAGGATCTCACCTTCGTCGGCGTGCCCTCGTTCGCGCCGGAAATCGTCCGTCGCGTCCGGCTCACCGACGCCATGAAAGCCAAGAAGCTGAAAGAAGCCTTGCAGCAGATGTCGGAAGAGGGCGTGGTACAGGTGTTCCGCCCGCGCGACGGCGCGCCGGCCCTGGTCGGCGTGGTCGGCATGCTGCAGCTCGACGTGCTGAAGGCGCGATTGCAGGCTGAGTATCAGTTGCCGGTGGACTTCGAGATTTCCGAATTCTCGCTGGCGCGCTGGATTTCATCCGACGACCGCAAGAAGCTCGATACGTTCGTCAGCAACAACTCGTCGGGCGTCGCCGACGACGTGGACGGCGATCCGGTGTTCCTGGCCAAGAACGAGTTCTACCTGAACTACACCCGCGAACGCGCCGAAGGCATAGTGTTCTCGGATATCAAAGACGTGAAGAAGAAGGCGTGA
- a CDS encoding branched-chain amino acid ABC transporter permease, with protein sequence MSINLQALFAQLLVGLINGSFYALLSLGLAVIFGMLNIINFAHGALYMMGAFCAYFLLNVMGIGYWPALIVAPIVVGIFGMILERTMLKWISGLDHLYGLLLTFGLALIIQGVFQNYFGSSGLPYAIPDILKGGMNLGFMFLPIYRGWVVVFSLIVCLLTWYLIERTRLGANLRAATENPTLVRAFGINVPRMITLTYGLGVGLAALAGVLSAPINQVRPLMGADLIIVVFAVVVIGGMGSIMGSIITGFALGIVEGLTKYFYPEASNTVVFVLMVLVLLIKPSGLTGRAA encoded by the coding sequence ATGTCGATCAATCTTCAGGCCCTGTTCGCGCAATTGCTGGTCGGGCTCATCAACGGCTCGTTCTACGCGCTGTTGTCACTGGGTCTTGCCGTGATCTTCGGCATGCTCAACATCATCAATTTCGCGCATGGCGCGCTCTACATGATGGGCGCGTTCTGCGCTTATTTCCTGCTCAACGTGATGGGTATCGGCTACTGGCCGGCGCTGATCGTGGCGCCCATCGTGGTCGGCATCTTCGGCATGATCCTCGAACGTACCATGCTGAAATGGATTTCCGGCCTCGACCATCTCTACGGGCTGCTGCTAACCTTCGGCCTCGCGCTGATCATCCAGGGCGTGTTCCAGAACTACTTCGGCTCCTCGGGCCTTCCTTATGCGATCCCCGACATCCTCAAAGGCGGCATGAATCTCGGCTTCATGTTCCTGCCGATCTATCGCGGCTGGGTGGTGGTGTTCTCGCTGATCGTCTGCCTGCTGACCTGGTACCTGATCGAGCGCACCCGGCTTGGCGCAAACCTGCGCGCCGCCACCGAGAACCCGACGCTGGTGCGCGCCTTCGGCATCAACGTGCCCCGCATGATCACGCTGACCTACGGGCTCGGCGTCGGTCTCGCCGCGCTCGCCGGCGTGCTGTCGGCGCCGATCAACCAGGTCCGGCCGCTGATGGGCGCCGACCTGATCATCGTGGTGTTCGCGGTGGTGGTGATCGGCGGCATGGGCTCGATCATGGGCTCCATCATCACCGGTTTTGCACTCGGCATCGTCGAGGGGCTGACCAAGTATTTTTATCCCGAGGCCTCCAACACCGTCGTCTTCGTTCTGATGGTTCTGGTGTTGCTGATCAAGCCATCGGGACTGACGGGACGGGCCGCCTGA
- a CDS encoding DUF47 domain-containing protein, which produces MLRWFRSFLPREERFFDLFARHSVTVVQGAEALLGMLRGGDETPVFCQRVNQFENDADAITREVLTAVRRTFITPFDRVDIKNLITSMDDAIDQMQQTAKAVILFEVRQFEPPMREIGTLLVECANLVGRALPLMKNIGENVGLLTAITEELGKLEGRVDDLHDIGLKELFLKHREANTMDFIVGAEIYKHLEKVADRFDDVANEINSIVIEQV; this is translated from the coding sequence ATGCTGCGCTGGTTCCGAAGCTTCTTGCCGCGTGAAGAGAGGTTTTTCGACCTGTTCGCCCGCCATTCGGTGACGGTGGTGCAAGGCGCCGAAGCGCTGCTGGGGATGCTGCGTGGCGGCGACGAAACGCCGGTGTTCTGCCAGCGCGTCAACCAGTTCGAGAACGACGCCGACGCCATCACCCGCGAGGTGCTCACCGCGGTGCGCCGCACCTTCATTACCCCGTTCGACCGCGTCGACATCAAGAACCTGATCACGTCGATGGACGATGCCATCGACCAGATGCAGCAGACCGCCAAGGCGGTGATCCTGTTCGAGGTGCGGCAGTTCGAGCCGCCCATGCGCGAGATCGGCACGCTGCTGGTGGAATGCGCCAACCTGGTCGGCCGCGCGCTGCCGCTGATGAAGAACATCGGCGAAAATGTCGGATTGCTGACAGCGATCACCGAAGAACTCGGCAAGCTCGAAGGCCGCGTCGACGACCTGCACGACATCGGCCTCAAGGAGCTGTTTCTCAAGCACCGCGAAGCCAACACCATGGATTTCATCGTCGGCGCCGAGATCTACAAGCATCTCGAGAAGGTCGCCGACCGCTTCGACGACGTGGCGAACGAGATCAACAGCATCGTCATCGAACAGGTCTAG
- a CDS encoding methyl-accepting chemotaxis protein, with amino-acid sequence MARAVESFKVKAAERAAEQVEEKSRQDRMADERRKAETHRLADAFESAVGDIINAVSSASTELEATAVTLKATAHVTEELSHDVTLASRDASSSVHSVASAAGEMSSSFNEIGRQMTESTQIAGAAVRQAQETDAKVNALSEAAVKIGDVVDLIAKIARQTNLLALNATIEAARAGASGRGFAVVAQEVKTLAAQTATATGEIRQQIGGMQTATDISVSAIKAIGTTIDRLADIAGSSAVAVEKQHLVTGDIARNVERASAGASEVTAKIVEMSRGASETGVASSQVLASAQQLSGESNRLKIEVEKFLATVRVN; translated from the coding sequence ATGGCGCGGGCGGTCGAATCCTTCAAGGTCAAGGCCGCCGAACGTGCCGCCGAGCAGGTTGAGGAGAAAAGCCGGCAGGATCGCATGGCCGACGAACGGCGCAAGGCGGAGACGCATAGGCTCGCGGACGCCTTCGAGAGCGCGGTCGGCGACATCATCAACGCGGTGTCTTCGGCCTCGACCGAACTCGAAGCGACGGCCGTGACGCTGAAGGCCACCGCGCATGTCACCGAAGAACTCTCCCATGACGTGACCCTGGCTTCCCGGGACGCCTCCTCCAGCGTCCATTCGGTCGCATCGGCGGCCGGCGAGATGTCCTCGTCGTTCAACGAGATCGGGCGGCAGATGACGGAATCCACGCAGATCGCCGGCGCAGCCGTGCGGCAGGCGCAGGAGACCGACGCCAAGGTCAATGCGCTTTCCGAGGCCGCCGTGAAGATCGGCGACGTCGTCGATCTCATCGCCAAGATCGCCCGGCAGACCAACCTGCTGGCGCTGAATGCGACCATCGAAGCGGCCCGCGCCGGCGCATCCGGACGGGGCTTCGCGGTGGTCGCCCAGGAAGTCAAAACCCTCGCGGCGCAGACCGCCACCGCCACCGGCGAGATTCGGCAGCAGATCGGCGGCATGCAGACGGCGACCGACATTTCGGTGTCGGCCATCAAGGCGATCGGCACCACCATCGACCGGCTGGCGGACATCGCCGGCAGCAGCGCGGTCGCCGTCGAGAAACAGCACCTCGTCACCGGCGACATTGCCCGCAATGTCGAGCGCGCCTCGGCGGGCGCCAGCGAAGTCACAGCCAAGATCGTGGAAATGAGCCGCGGCGCCAGCGAGACCGGCGTGGCCTCGTCGCAGGTACTGGCTTCGGCCCAGCAACTGTCCGGCGAAAGCAACCGGCTCAAAATCGAGGTGGAGAAGTTTCTCGCAACCGTGCGGGTCAATTAA
- the sugE gene encoding quaternary ammonium compound efflux SMR transporter SugE: MAWFLLLIAGLLEVGWAVGLKYTEGFTRLIPSVLTLTSMTASVGMLALALKTLPMGTAYAVWTGIGAVGTAILGIVLFGDPSSFARIACIGLIVAGIVGLKLVS; this comes from the coding sequence ATGGCGTGGTTTCTACTGTTGATTGCCGGGTTGCTCGAGGTCGGCTGGGCCGTCGGGCTGAAATACACCGAGGGCTTTACCAGGCTGATCCCCTCGGTGCTGACCCTAACGAGCATGACCGCGTCGGTCGGCATGCTGGCGCTGGCGCTGAAAACCCTGCCCATGGGAACCGCCTATGCGGTGTGGACCGGGATCGGCGCTGTCGGCACCGCAATCCTCGGCATCGTGCTGTTCGGCGATCCCTCGAGTTTCGCCCGGATCGCCTGCATCGGGCTGATCGTCGCCGGCATCGTCGGCCTCAAGCTGGTGAGCTGA
- a CDS encoding ABC transporter substrate-binding protein — MKKKIAALLLGTALTLTTASMASAQDKTVKIGSLSDQSGLYADLGGPGSTLAAQMAAEDSGLLAKGWKIDIISGDHQNKPDIGSNIARQWFDVDKVDTIVDVPNSGVALAVNTIVKEKNGVYINSGAATSDLTNAQCSPNTVHWTYDTYMLAHSTGQAMVKAGGDSWFFLTADYAFGAALERDTSEVVKANGGKIVGGVKHPLNTADFSSFLLQAQASKAKVIGLANAGGDTTNSIKQAAEFGITKGGQKLAALLLFITDVKAIGLETAQGLSFTETFYWDLNDNTRAFSKKFAARMKNGAPPSMVQAGVYAGLIHYFKALEALGSNPHDGAKVVAKMKEMPTDDPLFGKGAIQPNGRTIHSAYLFEVKKPSESKSAWDFYKLVGTVPGDQAFTPLDKSTCPLLKK; from the coding sequence ATGAAGAAAAAGATTGCGGCATTGCTGCTCGGGACCGCTCTGACGCTGACGACGGCGAGCATGGCGTCCGCCCAGGACAAGACCGTCAAGATCGGCTCGCTCAGCGACCAGTCCGGCCTTTATGCCGATCTCGGCGGGCCCGGCTCGACGCTGGCCGCGCAGATGGCCGCCGAGGATTCCGGCCTGCTGGCCAAGGGCTGGAAGATCGACATCATCTCAGGCGATCACCAGAACAAGCCGGACATCGGCTCCAACATCGCGCGCCAGTGGTTCGACGTCGACAAGGTCGACACCATCGTCGACGTGCCGAATTCCGGCGTGGCGCTGGCCGTCAACACCATCGTCAAGGAAAAGAACGGCGTCTACATCAATTCGGGTGCCGCGACCTCCGACCTGACCAACGCGCAGTGCTCGCCCAACACCGTGCACTGGACCTACGATACCTACATGCTGGCACATTCGACCGGGCAGGCGATGGTCAAGGCCGGCGGCGACAGCTGGTTCTTCCTCACCGCCGACTATGCGTTCGGCGCCGCGCTGGAGCGCGACACCAGCGAAGTCGTCAAGGCCAATGGCGGCAAGATCGTCGGCGGCGTCAAGCACCCGCTCAACACCGCGGACTTCTCGTCGTTCCTGCTGCAGGCGCAGGCGTCCAAGGCCAAGGTCATCGGCCTCGCCAATGCCGGCGGCGACACCACCAACTCGATCAAGCAGGCTGCCGAATTCGGCATCACCAAGGGCGGCCAGAAGCTCGCGGCCTTGCTGCTGTTCATCACCGACGTCAAGGCGATCGGCCTCGAGACGGCGCAGGGCTTGAGCTTCACCGAGACCTTCTACTGGGATCTCAACGACAACACCCGCGCGTTCTCCAAGAAGTTCGCCGCGCGCATGAAGAACGGCGCGCCGCCGTCGATGGTGCAGGCCGGCGTCTATGCCGGACTGATTCATTACTTCAAGGCGCTCGAGGCGCTCGGCAGTAATCCCCATGACGGCGCCAAGGTCGTCGCCAAGATGAAGGAAATGCCGACCGACGATCCGCTGTTCGGCAAGGGCGCGATCCAGCCCAACGGCCGCACCATCCACTCCGCCTATCTGTTCGAAGTGAAGAAGCCTTCGGAGTCGAAGTCGGCGTGGGATTTCTACAAGCTGGTCGGAACTGTTCCCGGCGACCAGGCCTTCACGCCGCTCGACAAGAGCACGTGCCCGCTGCTGAAGAAATAA
- a CDS encoding ArsC family reductase, translating into MTITIYGIKNCDTMKKARTWLDGHGVAYDFHDYKAAGIDKARLTGWMKQVGWETLLNRAGTTFRKLDDADRQDLTAAKAITLMLAQPSMIKRPVLDLGDRLLVGFKPEIYAKEVG; encoded by the coding sequence ATGACGATCACCATCTACGGCATCAAGAATTGCGACACCATGAAGAAGGCCCGCACCTGGCTCGATGGCCACGGCGTTGCCTATGACTTTCACGACTACAAGGCCGCGGGCATCGACAAGGCCCGGCTGACCGGCTGGATGAAGCAGGTCGGATGGGAAACCCTGCTGAACCGCGCCGGCACCACCTTCCGCAAGCTTGACGATGCCGACCGGCAGGATCTCACCGCGGCCAAGGCCATCACGCTGATGCTGGCGCAGCCGTCGATGATCAAGCGTCCGGTGCTGGATCTCGGCGACCGCCTGCTGGTCGGCTTCAAACCGGAGATCTATGCGAAGGAGGTCGGCTGA
- a CDS encoding ABC transporter ATP-binding protein: protein MSDEFILETHGLTKEFAGFFAVQDVNLRVRRGTIHALIGPNGAGKTTCFNLLTKFLKPSSGQILYNGRDITTLAPADVARQGLVRSFQISAVFPHLTALENVRVALQRQHGASFDFWRSKTVLDQYNRRAEELLEDVGLSEFTATPAVEMPYGRKRALEIATTLALDPEMMLLDEPMAGMGHEDIDKIAALIKRISAKYTILMVEHNLSVVSNLSDIITVLTRGKVLAEGSYADLTKDERVKEAYLGAGHG, encoded by the coding sequence TTGTCTGATGAGTTCATTCTTGAAACCCACGGATTGACCAAGGAATTCGCGGGGTTCTTCGCGGTTCAGGACGTCAATCTCCGGGTACGCCGTGGCACTATCCACGCCTTGATCGGTCCCAACGGGGCCGGCAAGACCACGTGTTTCAACCTGCTGACCAAGTTTCTGAAGCCGTCCAGCGGCCAGATTCTGTATAATGGGCGGGATATCACCACGCTGGCGCCAGCCGACGTGGCGCGGCAGGGCCTTGTGCGTTCGTTCCAGATTTCGGCGGTGTTTCCGCATCTGACGGCGCTGGAAAACGTCCGGGTCGCATTGCAGCGCCAGCACGGCGCCTCGTTCGATTTCTGGCGCTCCAAGACCGTGCTCGACCAGTACAACCGCCGCGCCGAAGAACTGCTCGAGGACGTCGGCCTCAGCGAATTCACGGCGACGCCGGCGGTGGAAATGCCCTACGGCCGCAAGCGCGCGCTGGAGATTGCGACCACGCTGGCGCTCGATCCGGAGATGATGCTGCTCGACGAGCCGATGGCCGGCATGGGCCATGAGGACATCGACAAGATCGCGGCGCTGATCAAGCGGATCTCGGCCAAATACACCATCCTGATGGTCGAGCATAACCTCAGCGTCGTCTCCAACCTGTCCGACATCATTACAGTGCTGACGCGCGGCAAGGTGCTTGCGGAAGGCAGCTATGCCGACCTGACCAAGGACGAGCGCGTCAAGGAAGCCTATCTGGGAGCCGGGCATGGTTGA
- a CDS encoding inorganic phosphate transporter, protein MDATLALPVLIGLIAIALLFDFLNGLHDAANSIATIVSTRVLRPQYAVLWAAFFNFVAFAVFGLHVANTIGTGIIDPHVIDASVIFGALMGAIVWNVITWGLGIPSSSSHALIGGLLGAGLAKAGFAAAEWEGLSMALLAIVLSPVIGFLLALVLTAIVSWASVRSTPFAVDRAFRILQFVSASLYSLGHGGNDAQKTMGIIAVLLYSQGHLGSEFSVPFWVVMACQTAMALGTLMGGWRIVRTMGLRITKLTPMQGFCAETGGAATLFAATFLGVPVSTTHTITGAIVGVGAARRVSAVRWNVASSIVYAWVITIPASAIVAALAYWAVQLVHLPF, encoded by the coding sequence GTGGATGCCACGCTCGCCCTTCCGGTGCTGATCGGCCTTATCGCCATCGCACTGCTGTTCGACTTCCTCAACGGGTTGCACGACGCCGCCAACTCGATCGCCACCATCGTGTCGACCCGGGTGCTGCGGCCGCAATACGCCGTGCTGTGGGCGGCGTTCTTCAATTTTGTCGCTTTTGCCGTGTTCGGGCTGCACGTCGCCAACACCATCGGCACCGGAATCATCGATCCCCATGTGATCGATGCCTCGGTGATTTTCGGCGCGCTGATGGGCGCCATCGTCTGGAACGTGATCACCTGGGGGCTGGGGATTCCATCGAGTTCCTCGCATGCGCTGATCGGCGGCCTGCTGGGGGCCGGCCTCGCCAAGGCCGGCTTTGCCGCGGCCGAATGGGAAGGCCTGTCGATGGCTTTGCTGGCCATCGTGCTGTCGCCGGTGATCGGCTTCCTGCTGGCGCTGGTGCTGACCGCGATCGTCTCGTGGGCCTCGGTGCGCTCGACGCCGTTCGCGGTGGACCGCGCCTTTCGCATCCTGCAATTCGTCTCGGCCTCGCTGTATTCGCTTGGTCATGGCGGCAACGATGCGCAGAAGACCATGGGCATCATCGCCGTGCTGCTCTATTCGCAGGGCCATCTCGGCAGCGAATTTTCGGTGCCGTTCTGGGTGGTGATGGCCTGCCAGACCGCCATGGCGCTGGGCACGCTGATGGGCGGCTGGCGGATCGTGCGCACCATGGGCCTGCGCATCACCAAGCTGACACCGATGCAGGGATTTTGCGCCGAAACCGGCGGCGCCGCGACTTTGTTCGCGGCCACGTTTCTGGGCGTGCCGGTCTCGACCACCCACACCATCACCGGCGCCATCGTCGGCGTCGGCGCCGCCCGCCGCGTTTCCGCGGTGCGCTGGAACGTGGCCAGCTCCATCGTCTACGCCTGGGTGATCACCATCCCGGCGTCGGCGATCGTCGCGGCGCTGGCCTATTGGGCCGTGCAACTGGTGCATCTGCCGTTTTAG
- a CDS encoding branched-chain amino acid ABC transporter permease, which translates to MTTITENAIPEPRRGTSDAMIAFVIMTALLLVVPLTGVYPFFVMQALCFALLACAFNLLIGYGGLLSFGHAMFLGTAGYFTAHALKVWGMSPELGILVGTLGAAALGVITGLVAIRRQGIYFAMITLALSQLLYFVYLQTPFTHGEDGIQGIPQGKLFGLFNLANSTTLYYVILAGFLLGFLVIYRAINSPFGEVLKAIRENEPRAISLGYKTDQYKLLAYILSGTLAGFAGSLKVFVAQNASLTDVHWTMSGEIVLMTLVGGLGTIFGPVVGAFVIIAMQQYLAGFGQWVTVIQGVIFVVCVLTFRRGVIGEIAHYFKRSL; encoded by the coding sequence ATGACCACCATTACTGAAAACGCCATTCCCGAACCGCGCCGCGGCACCAGCGATGCCATGATCGCCTTCGTGATCATGACGGCGCTGCTGCTGGTCGTGCCGCTGACCGGGGTCTATCCGTTCTTCGTCATGCAGGCTCTGTGCTTCGCGCTGCTGGCCTGCGCCTTCAACCTGCTGATCGGCTATGGCGGCTTGCTGTCGTTCGGTCACGCGATGTTTTTGGGCACCGCCGGCTATTTCACCGCACACGCCCTGAAGGTCTGGGGCATGTCGCCGGAACTCGGTATTCTGGTCGGCACATTGGGCGCCGCGGCGCTCGGTGTCATCACCGGCCTCGTCGCCATCCGCCGACAGGGCATCTACTTCGCCATGATCACGCTGGCGCTGTCGCAGCTGTTGTACTTCGTCTATCTGCAGACGCCGTTTACCCACGGCGAGGACGGCATCCAGGGCATTCCCCAGGGCAAGCTGTTCGGCCTCTTCAATCTCGCCAATTCGACCACGCTCTATTACGTGATCCTCGCCGGCTTCCTGCTCGGCTTCCTGGTGATCTACCGCGCCATCAACTCGCCGTTCGGCGAGGTGCTGAAGGCGATCCGCGAGAACGAGCCGCGCGCCATCTCGCTGGGCTACAAGACCGATCAGTACAAGCTGCTGGCCTATATCCTGTCGGGCACGCTGGCGGGCTTTGCCGGTTCGCTGAAGGTGTTCGTGGCGCAGAACGCCTCATTGACCGACGTGCACTGGACCATGTCCGGTGAAATCGTGCTGATGACCCTGGTCGGCGGCCTCGGCACCATCTTCGGGCCGGTGGTCGGCGCCTTCGTAATCATCGCCATGCAGCAATATCTCGCCGGATTCGGCCAGTGGGTGACGGTGATCCAGGGCGTGATCTTCGTGGTCTGCGTGCTGACCTTCCGGCGCGGCGTGATTGGCGAGATCGCGCACTACTTCAAGCGCTCGCTGTAA
- a CDS encoding disulfide bond formation protein B, giving the protein MAILTPARAVTLNVLALGAVALVLAAAFAAQLVLHELPCPLCLLQRIMFALLAIGPILNIRFGPRPSQYGLSLLVAVAGAVASTRQVLLHIMPGDPGYGTALLGYHYYTWALIGFIAAIVLIALILLFDEQFAPTPAPVAGGVARMAVWLVIGLVALNVLSTWLECGFAACADNPVVYELLKHGP; this is encoded by the coding sequence ATGGCCATTCTCACCCCGGCGCGCGCCGTCACCCTCAATGTCCTCGCACTCGGTGCGGTCGCGCTGGTGCTGGCCGCGGCCTTTGCCGCGCAGCTTGTGCTGCACGAACTGCCCTGCCCGCTGTGCCTGCTGCAGAGGATCATGTTCGCGCTGCTGGCGATTGGCCCCATCCTGAATATCCGCTTCGGGCCGCGGCCCAGCCAATACGGCCTGTCGCTGCTGGTCGCGGTGGCCGGCGCGGTGGCCTCGACCCGGCAGGTGCTGCTGCACATCATGCCCGGCGACCCCGGCTACGGCACGGCCCTACTCGGCTATCACTATTACACTTGGGCGCTGATTGGATTCATTGCGGCCATCGTGCTGATCGCCTTGATCCTGCTGTTCGACGAGCAGTTCGCGCCGACGCCGGCGCCTGTGGCCGGCGGCGTTGCGCGGATGGCGGTGTGGCTGGTGATCGGCCTCGTCGCGCTGAACGTGCTCTCCACCTGGCTGGAATGCGGCTTTGCCGCGTGCGCCGACAATCCGGTGGTCTATGAACTACTGAAGCACGGGCCGTAA
- a CDS encoding ABC transporter ATP-binding protein: MVEMTMTAPATDAASAKPILEINNLEAWYGESHILHGINFNVKPGEVVTLLGRNGAGKTTTLKSIMGIIGKRAGSIKFDGHDISKATSDKIARLGIAFCPEERGIFSSLDVRENLLLPPIVRPGGLSLDQIFELFPNLKERLNSQGTKLSGGEQQMLAIGRILRTGARFLMLDEPTEGLAPVIIQQIGHTIARLKSEGFTILLVEQNFRFAATVADRYYIVEHGKIIDGFANSELSANMEKLHTYLGV, encoded by the coding sequence ATGGTTGAGATGACAATGACCGCCCCCGCGACCGACGCGGCGTCCGCAAAGCCGATTCTCGAGATCAACAATCTTGAGGCGTGGTATGGCGAGTCGCACATCCTGCACGGCATCAATTTCAACGTGAAGCCCGGTGAGGTCGTGACCTTGCTCGGCCGCAACGGCGCCGGCAAGACCACGACGCTGAAGTCCATCATGGGCATCATCGGCAAGCGCGCCGGTTCGATCAAGTTCGACGGCCACGACATCTCGAAGGCGACATCGGACAAGATTGCGCGGCTCGGCATCGCGTTCTGCCCGGAAGAACGCGGTATCTTCTCGAGTCTCGACGTGCGCGAGAACCTGCTGCTGCCGCCGATCGTGCGGCCGGGCGGGTTGTCGCTGGATCAGATTTTCGAGCTGTTTCCGAACCTCAAGGAGCGCTTGAACAGCCAGGGCACCAAGCTGTCCGGCGGCGAGCAGCAGATGCTGGCGATCGGGCGGATCCTGCGCACCGGCGCGCGCTTCCTGATGCTCGACGAACCCACCGAAGGCCTCGCGCCGGTGATCATCCAGCAGATCGGGCACACCATCGCCCGGCTGAAATCCGAAGGATTTACCATTCTCTTGGTGGAGCAGAACTTCCGCTTCGCCGCGACCGTGGCGGATCGCTACTACATCGTCGAGCACGGCAAGATCATCGATGGTTTTGCCAATTCCGAGTTGTCGGCCAACATGGAAAAGCTGCACACCTATCTCGGCGTCTGA
- a CDS encoding DUF5993 family protein produces MEFTALFLAVAIVMLAAWRGSRGWALSLFAATFVACVATYLHHATDVLKLSF; encoded by the coding sequence ATGGAATTCACCGCACTTTTTCTGGCCGTCGCCATCGTGATGCTTGCCGCCTGGCGCGGCTCGCGCGGCTGGGCGCTTTCGCTGTTCGCCGCAACCTTCGTGGCCTGCGTCGCCACCTATCTGCACCACGCCACCGACGTGCTGAAACTGTCGTTCTGA